One stretch of Rosistilla oblonga DNA includes these proteins:
- a CDS encoding arylsulfatase codes for MSLLFRWTFCLLICSVAPIVAAARPNILLVLADDLGYSDLGCYGSEIATPHLDALAAGGLRFTQFYNTGRCWPTRGSLLTGYYAQQIRRDQVPGVPSGSRGTRPAWAPLLPALLQPAGYRSYHSGKWHIDSMPIACGFDRSYCLKDQGRFFNPLVHYEDDVKLPAVPKGTSFYGTTAIADHAIASLQQHAKEHPDAPFFQYLAFTAPHFPLHALPEDIAKYRDRYRSGWEQIRAERFAKQQQLGFPAVALSDVERTLGPPYPFPKAMETLGDGEVNLPLAWEALNDEQRAFQANKMEVHAAMIDRIDQELGRVLDQIRSMDAFEETLILFLSDNGASAEIMVRADGHDPQADPGSADSYLCLGPGWSTVSNTPFRRHKTWVHEGGIATPLIVHWPEGGIADRGTLRHTPGHVIDVAATLLELAEVEPSPTSRDSATPSPPGKSLLPLFSQDQSLDRECLWWSHEGNRGLRQGDLKVVAAGKAGAWELYNLADDRSEQHDLADRQPADLKRLVALWESKNREFSKTARQPQ; via the coding sequence ATGTCGCTGCTTTTTCGTTGGACCTTTTGCCTTCTGATCTGCTCGGTCGCCCCGATCGTTGCCGCCGCCCGGCCTAACATCTTGTTGGTGCTGGCTGATGATTTGGGCTATTCCGATCTGGGCTGTTACGGCAGCGAGATCGCGACGCCGCATCTGGACGCTTTGGCCGCCGGTGGGCTGCGGTTCACTCAGTTCTACAACACGGGAAGATGCTGGCCGACTCGCGGTTCGCTGTTGACCGGCTACTACGCTCAACAAATCCGCCGCGATCAGGTGCCGGGAGTACCGAGCGGGAGCCGCGGCACGCGACCCGCCTGGGCTCCGCTGTTGCCCGCGTTGCTGCAACCGGCCGGATATCGATCGTATCATTCGGGTAAGTGGCATATCGATTCGATGCCGATCGCTTGTGGGTTCGACCGTTCGTATTGCCTGAAGGATCAGGGGCGGTTTTTTAATCCGCTGGTCCATTACGAAGACGATGTCAAACTGCCGGCGGTTCCCAAGGGGACATCGTTTTATGGAACGACGGCGATCGCCGATCATGCGATCGCGTCGCTGCAGCAGCACGCAAAAGAACATCCCGACGCGCCGTTCTTCCAGTACCTCGCTTTCACCGCGCCCCACTTCCCGCTGCACGCGTTGCCCGAGGACATCGCCAAGTACCGCGATCGCTATCGATCGGGATGGGAACAGATACGCGCCGAACGTTTTGCCAAGCAACAGCAACTGGGCTTTCCCGCGGTCGCGCTGTCGGATGTCGAGCGGACACTGGGACCTCCCTATCCGTTTCCCAAAGCGATGGAAACGTTGGGCGATGGCGAGGTTAACCTGCCGCTGGCCTGGGAGGCGTTGAACGATGAACAACGCGCGTTTCAGGCGAACAAGATGGAGGTGCACGCGGCGATGATCGATCGGATCGATCAGGAACTGGGACGCGTGTTGGATCAGATTCGATCGATGGACGCCTTTGAAGAGACGTTGATCCTGTTCCTGTCGGACAACGGTGCAAGCGCCGAGATCATGGTCCGGGCCGACGGTCACGATCCGCAAGCGGATCCCGGTTCGGCCGACTCCTATCTCTGCTTGGGCCCCGGTTGGTCGACTGTCTCCAATACCCCTTTCCGCCGTCACAAGACCTGGGTCCATGAAGGCGGGATCGCCACGCCGTTGATCGTCCATTGGCCAGAAGGAGGTATCGCCGACCGCGGAACGCTGCGGCATACGCCAGGGCATGTGATCGACGTCGCCGCGACGTTGTTGGAATTGGCTGAGGTCGAGCCATCGCCGACGAGTAGAGATTCGGCCACGCCATCGCCTCCCGGCAAAAGCTTGCTGCCGCTCTTCAGCCAAGACCAGTCTTTGGACCGCGAGTGTTTGTGGTGGTCTCACGAAGGGAATCGCGGTTTGCGGCAAGGGGATTTAAAAGTTGTCGCGGCTGGAAAAGCAGGGGCGTGGGAGTTGTACAACCTGGCGGACGATCGCAGCGAACAACACGACTTGGCGGATCGGCAGCCCGCGGATTTGAAGCGTTTGGTCGCGCTGTGGGAATCCAAAAATCGAGAGTTCAGCAAAACCGCTCGCCAGCCGCAGTGA